One window of Panulirus ornatus isolate Po-2019 chromosome 13, ASM3632096v1, whole genome shotgun sequence genomic DNA carries:
- the LOC139752759 gene encoding uncharacterized protein: MVAPALLLCLLATLSPSPGVALDMEGVNLKGGSGEYIEVGSGASYILSCDYRTAYDDAVLQVRWLKFGHPVYSWNLNGNPSVSDSLLGLVNASPETEPHSLHFVSIQYSLAGNYTCEVSTASNSVQDTYSLYVVDASSFPYETRVQVLSTINNSSGAIIENKYEVETGMAEDNIVFEDADCILVWSFSTPAIFPRPNVTCGYYSFDYDDVIRRLPAGLTMHKFPNGSWQASFDSTHVEVASIPRNHRLGCSVRIPGISYRKIIKADDDFLVDTYIDSAGCPSLNLDHTPDLAVEIQDATYTCRNNVLPNDRGGTAVARLSCPEGHAAVFPDGSIEVGWDMELSCQENDMGWRTFSSKDQPVLGKLIDLQELPYCKPGVFNIAIRGGADSFLISSTLLLLVIIFKL, encoded by the exons ATGGTGGCCCCCGCCCTACTGCTGTGTCTCCTGGCAACGCTGTCCCCCAGCCCAG GTGTTGCCTTGGATATGGAGGGAGTGAACCTAAAGGGTGGCTCTGGTGAGTACATAGAGGTGGGCTCTGGTGCGTCGTACATCCTGAGTTGCGACTACAGGACTGCTTATGATGATGCAGTCTTACAGGTCCGCTGGCTCAAATTTGGCCATCCTGTGTATTCTTGGAACCTGAATGGCAACCCTTCAG TGTCAGACTCTCTTCTGGGTTTGGTGAACGCTTCTCCAGAGACTGAACCTCATTCGTTGCATTTTGTCAGTATTCAATATAGTCTTGCTGGAAACTACACTTGTGAGGTCTCAACTGCCTCTAACAGTGTTCAGGATACATACTCTCTTTATGTCGTAG ATGCCTCATCATTCCCCTACGAAACTCGTGTACAAGTTCTAAGTACAATAAACAATAGCAGCGGTGCAATCATCGAGAACAAGTATGAAGTTGAAACTGGTATGGCAGAAGATAACATTGTTTTTGAAGATGCTGATTGCATACTGGTTTGGTCTTTCTCAACACCTGCCATCTTTCCTCGACCAAATGTCACATGTGGTTACTACTCTTTTGACTATGATGATGTCATACGCCGCCTCCCTGCTGGCCTTACGATGCACAAGTTCCCCAATGGGTCATGGCAGGCATCCTTTGATTCTACTCATGTTGAG GTGGCAAGCATTCCAAGGAACCACCGACTGGGCTGCAGTGTGCGTATTCCTGGGATCTCGTACAGGAAGATCATCAAAGCTGACGATGACTTTTTAGTGGATACATACA TTGATTCAGCAGGTTGCCCAAGCCTGAATTTGGACCATACACCAGACTTAGCGGTGGAAATCCAGGATGCCACCTACACCTGCCGCAATAATGTCCTGCCCAATGATAGAGGTGGAACAGCTGTTGCAAGGTTAAG tTGCCCAGAGGGTCATGCTGCTGTATTCCCTGATGGCTCAATAGAGGTGGGCTGGGACATGGAGCTCAGCTGTCAGGAAAATGATATGGGTTGGCGCACGTTCAGTAGCAAGGATCAGCCAGTCCTGGGCAAGCTTATTGACCTCCAAGAACTACCTTACTGTA AGCCTGGTGTGTTCAATATAGCGATTAGGGGTGGTGCTGATTCGTTCTTAATCTCCTCAACGTTATTGCTGTTAGTTATAATATTTAAACTTTGA